In Cheilinus undulatus linkage group 16, ASM1832078v1, whole genome shotgun sequence, one DNA window encodes the following:
- the nxph1 gene encoding neurexophilin-1: MQVTCWCAVFLLTPALYLVTCAHASKSDLVKSGSPKSTLKHIWTESSKDMSISRLLSQTLQGKENSTALDLRYDTPEPYSEQDLWDWLRNSTDLQDSRPRAKRRPMVKTGKFKKMFGWGDFHSNIKTVKLNLLITGKIVDHGNGTFSVYFRHNSTGQGNVSVSLVPPTKIVEFDVAAQQSVIDAKDSKSFNCRIEYEKVEKGAKNTLCNFDPSKTCYQEQTQSHVSWLCSKPFKVICIFISFYSTDYKLVQKVCPDYNYHSDTPYFPSG, from the coding sequence GTAACATGTGCTCACGCCTCAAAGTCGGACCTAGTGAAGTCTGGAAGTCCCAAATCTACACTAAAGCATATATGGACAGAAAGCAGTAAGGATATGTCCATCAGTAGGCTGCTGTCACAGACTCTACAGGGCAAAGAGAACAGCACAGCTTTGGACCTTCGCTATGATACTCCGGAGCCCTACTCGGAGCAGGACCTGTGGGACTGGCTGAGGAACTCCACGGACTTGCAGGACTCGCGGCCGCGGGCTAAACGGCGGCCGATGGTCAAGACGGGGAAGTTCAAGAAGATGTTCGGCTGGGGGGACTTTCACTCGAACATCAAGACGGTCAAACTCAACCTTCTGATCACTGGGAAGATCGTGGATCACGGCAACGGCACCTTCAGTGTCTACTTCCGTCACAACTCCACAGGCCAGGGCAACGTGTCTGTCAGCCTGGTCCCTCCAACCAAGATAGTCGAGTTTGACGTGGCAGCGCAGCAGTCCGTCATCGATGCCAAGGATTCAAAGTCCTTCAACTGCAGAATTGAGTATGAGAAAGTGGAAAAGGGTGCCAAGAACACGCTCTGCAACTTCGACCCATCCAAGACGTGCTACCAGGAGCAGACCCAAAGCCACGTCTCCTGGCTCTGCTCCAAACCTttcaaagtcatctgcatcttcaTCTCCTTCTACAGCACCGACTACAAACTGGTGCAGAAAGTGTGCCCGGACTACAACTACCACAGTGACACTCCTTACTTCCCCTCTGGCTGA